One region of Vitis vinifera cultivar Pinot Noir 40024 chromosome 1, ASM3070453v1 genomic DNA includes:
- the LOC100264496 gene encoding triose phosphate/phosphate translocator, chloroplastic has translation MALTAASASCSRLLSSLPLSPRGISGNYGLLRIRTVVSQRPFSPLPEIRASPDPIDFSGRCLRFGGWNEMLRRRGSKGGELGVPAAAAADADGVVEPAKSLSERFPALVTGSFFMTWYFSNIVFNILNKKVYNYFPYPRFVAFIHLLVGVIYCLVCWSLGLPKRAPIDKEFLLLLTPVAFCHALGHVMTNVSFASVAVSFTHTIKALEPFFNAAASQFVLGHQIPFPLWLSLAPVVFGVSMASLTELSFNWTGFISAMVANFAFTYRSLYLKKAMTGMDSANVCAYTAMIALVFCFPPALLIDGPQLMQHGFRDAIAKVGLAKLVSDLFWVGLFFHLDNQLAVSTLERVSPLTHAVGSVLKRVVVIVLSTIVFGNKITTQTAIGTAIAITGVAIYSLIRANMEEENQNAAAT, from the exons ATGGCTTTGACGGCTGCTTCAGCTTCTTGCTCTCGGCTTTTGTCTTCTCTGCCCTTGTCTCCGAGGGGAATTTCAGGAAACTATGGACTACTCAGGATCAGAACAGTTGTTTCTCAGAGACCCTTTTCGCCGTTGCCGGAGATTCGGGCGTCTCCGGATCCGATTGATTTTTCCGGCAGGTGCTTGAGATTTGGCGGTTGGAATGAGATGTTGAGGAGGCGAGGCAGCAAGGGGGGAGAACTCGGGGTTCCAGCAGCTGCAGCTGCAGATGCGGATGG AGTTGTAGAGCCTGCCAAGAGCTTGTCGGAGAGATTCCCGGCGCTGGTCACCGGATCCTTTTTCATGACATG GTATTTTTCGAATATCGTCTTCAACATACTCAACAAGAAGGTTTATAATTATTTCCCGTACCCACG CTTTGTTGCTTTTATCCATCTCCTGGTGGGTGTGATCTACTGTCTTGTCTGTTGGTCTCTTGGCTTACCAAAACGTGCT CCGATCGATAAGGAGTTCCTGCTGCTCCTCACTCCTGTTGCCTTCTGCCATGCCCTTGGACATGTTATGACTAATGTATCATTTGCATCTGTGGCTGTGTCATTCACACACACTATCAAAG CCCTCGAGCCATTCTTCAATGCTGCGGCTTCTCAATTTGTTTTAGGCCACCAGATTCCCTTCCCCCTCTGGCTGTCATTGGCCCCTGTTGTTTTTG GTGTATCAATGGCATCACTCACTGAACTTTCTTTCAACTGGACTGGTTTCATCAGTGCAATGGttgcaaattttgcttttacCTACAGAAGTTTATATTTAAAGAAAGCAATG ACAGGGATGGACAGTGCAAATGTGTGCGCTTATACTGCAATGATCGCCCTTGTGTTTTGCTTCCCACCTGCACTACTT ATTGATGGGCCTCAGCTGATGCAACATGGGTTCAGGGACGCTATTGCTAAAGTGGGTCTAGCTAAATTAGTGTCTGATTTATTCTGGGTTGGATTGTTTTTCCATTTGGACAATCAG CTTGCTGTCAGCACCTTGGAACGGGTTTCGCCGCTCACACATGCAGTTGGAAGTGTGTTGAAGCGAGTGGTCGTCATTGTGTTGTCTACCATTGTATTTG GTAATAAGATCACGACGCAGACTGCGATCGGTACTGCAATAGCCATTACTGGCGTTGCCATCTACTCCCTCATAAGGGCAAATATGGAGGAAGAAAACCAG AATGCTGCGGCAACTTAA